One segment of Drosophila ananassae strain 14024-0371.13 chromosome 3R, ASM1763931v2, whole genome shotgun sequence DNA contains the following:
- the LOC6497094 gene encoding uncharacterized protein LOC6497094, producing the protein MRASCVIVAVLLCCSLSSATLFDDQLRELTEFIRLQMRCGYPARGVPVLAPAKIAFQEININTDNFGCNGNFTDLVVEGLDGYEISQLEWSNIRHTIKFDIKFPKISLKSTNYKLNLLAGLFGDRFFLWGDGVFDLELVDFRAHGSFIIRPTTATSGVHVQSWKVNWELGEAKSQTTGIMDSRMYSKFINELIKEYLDILVNDNPTEVSEFMEELIVPPMNVVLANVAWYEITAIILGLVNGVLPVEPIC; encoded by the exons ATGAGAGCTTCTTGTGTAATTGTCGCGGTTCTTCTCTGCTGCTCCCTGAGCTCCGCTACGCTCTTCGATGATCAGCTCCGCGAGTTGACGGAGTTCATCCGCCTGCAGATGCGTTGTGGCTATCCCGCCAGAGGCGTTCCTGTCTTGGCTCCAGCTAAGATCGCCTTCCAGGAAATCAACATCAACACAGATAACTTTGG CTGCAATGGAAACTTTACCGACCTGGTTGTGGAGGGCCTGGACGGGTACGAGATTTCCCAGCTGGAATGGAGTAACATCCGTCACACCATCAAGTTCGACATAAAGTTCCCCAAGATATCCCTGAAAAGCACCAACTACAAGCTGAACCTTCTGGCTGGTCTCTTCGGAGATCGGTTTTTCCTGTGGGGCGATGGGGTCTTCGATCTAGAGTTGGTCGACTTCCGAGCCCACGGCAGCTTCATTATCAGACCGACCACGGCCACCAGCGGAGTGCATGTCCAGAGCTGGAAGGTGAATTGGGAACTGGGAGAGGCCAAGTCCCAGACTACAGGGATCATGGACAGTCGCATGTACTCCAAATTCATTAATGAGCTGATCAAGGAGTACCTGGACATTCTGGTCAACGACAACCCCACCGAGGTCAGCGAGTTCATGGAGGAGCTCATTGTGCCGCCCATGAACGTGGTGCTGGCCAATGTGGCCTGGTACGAGATAACGGCTATCATTCTGGGCCTGGTCAACGGCGTTCTGCCGGTGGAGCCGATTTGCTGA